The Camelina sativa cultivar DH55 chromosome 18, Cs, whole genome shotgun sequence DNA window TCTGAGAAGAACTCGAAATGAAGCAAAAATACACAACGATAGAGAATTTTGTCTGAGTAAGTTGTTCTCATATTCACTAAGAACCGATACAATTAGATTTGAACCGGTCCGGTTATCTCAAAGCTTAGACGCATTACCCTCCACAGCGATTTTAGTAAGCTCCCGACGCAGAATCTTGCCAGCAGGATTTTTTGGGATTGCGTTTATGAAAGCAACTCGTCTTACCTTCTTGTACGGAGCAACCTACACAAGAAGCAAACCAAAGAACATCAACTCTCTaagtgttttgttctttttacatatatagcaagaagaagaacaatactACTAcggaataaagaaaatataatataaccaaacaacatTCTAGAGCAATGAGCGCATTACTTGTTTAGCTACGAAATCAATGACTTGGGCCTCGTTGAGACTGCTTCCTGGTTTTCTCACTATGAAAGCCATTGGAATCTCTCCTGCATCCTCGTCAGGGAACCTTTGAATTGATATGACATGTCAGTATCAGAAAAGACATTTCAACAAGTTACAATTTTGAAAAAGTCTTAAAAGACTCACGGAACAACTGCAGCATCAACCACATCTGGATTCGAGTGAAGAATCTGCTCCAACTCTACTGGTGGAACCTATAAGATGATGATGCTTTTGATTAATATTAAAACTCCAACTCCAGATACTCTCTTCTTCTAACTAGTATACTTCACCTGATAAGCCTTGTATTTGATTAGCTCCTTTAGCCTATcaacaatatatagaaaacctTCCGAATCAAAATAACAGAGATCGCCAGTCTTTAACCACCCTTCTTCATCTACTGTCTCCGCACTCGCTTTCTCGTTTCCCACATAACCTGTGCCCATCAATCACCCAACGTAAACCAACAAGCTTTAAAGTCACAAGAATGATCAAAATCTTGATGAAGACATTAGACTCCAAAAATCATGAAATCATGAATGAGTACTAGACTATTGCATGTTCCTCAACTATTGCATATGTATACAGTATACCTTTCATGATGATTGGTCCTCGGATCCAGAGTTCACCGTTTTTTCCCGGTGGCAAGGCTTCTCCTGTAGATGGATCAACAATTTTGGCTTCTAAATTCTCAGAGATGCGACCAACAGAGCCATATTTGACCGTCTCTTCAGGTCCAAACGTAGATGCGACTGGCCCCGTGCTCTCTGTCAAGCCATAACCCTGTGAGACATCACCGGAACCAGAAAGTTAAAAACTCATATTAAATCTTGATGGCAAAACTAGATTCCAAGAATCATAAAAATCCGATTCGTATATGCAAAGTCATGAATGTAGCTTTAATACTAGTCACCTGTACAATTTCAACGTCTGGGAATTTCTTGTTGAACCTCTCTGCAACGTCTTTACCAAGGGGAGCACCACCGCAGCCAAGGGAACGCAATGACCGAAGATCGTACTTGTTCGTTAGATCCGATTTGACCAACGTTACAATCAACGGCGGAGATACAGGTATACCAGTAACCTTATACTTCTCCACCGCCTTTAACATAGCCTCAAGCTTGAATCTGCCTAGAAGCACCAATGTCTCTCCAAGAGAGATGGCCCGAACCATCATCATGAACCCGAACACGTGGAAGAGCGGAAGCGAGAACAGTCCAACGCGATCGTAATCAACCGGATCTTGGAGAGCCCGTTGGTGAGACACGGCGGTCGAGGCGATTAGGTTACGGTGAGTGAGCATAACGCCTTTGACTCGTCCGGTTGTTCCGGACGAAAAGAGGATTGCTGCAGGATCCGATTGGTTGACCCGAACCTGAATCGGGTTAACGGAAGAAGAATCCGACCGGTTTAACCAGGAGAGAAACTCAGGAGAGTCCATCAGAACGATTCCGAGAGGGAACGAAGAAGAAGGCAACTTGTCCACCGTCTGCGATGTCGCGAACGCAATCACTGGCTTGCTGACTTGGACTTGATGACTCACCTCCAACTCAGATCCAATTGAATTCGACGGTGACATCACGACACCGATCGACATTAAAGCCAAGTAAAGCACCGGCACGTGCAACGAAGGCGGAGAGAGGATAAAAGCGACATCTCTAGAGGAAAGAGAAGGAAATCGTTCCCGGAGAGATACAGCGAGAGAACGAACTCCACGAAGAAGCTCTCCGTAAGTGAGGTTATCACCAGAGCTTGAGTTAACTAGGTAGCTTAGGGATTCAATGTTTCTTCCGGCTGTGGCTGGTGGTGAGGATTTAAGGAGGAGAGAAAGCACGAATTCGGTTGTGGAGAGAGGTTGATCTATAGGAGGTAGTGAAAGATAAGGACGAAGGCTGTGATAAATCCCTGTCCGTTTATCATAGCCGGAGCTCCGGTCAATCGAACGGCTGCCGTCGTTTTTTCCCGTCTGCATTTTTCGAATGCTGTCAGAGATAATATTTTTTCGTCGGCGGTGAATGTGCCGTTCTCATACGATTAGcgatattttcaattttatgagAAGTCCCCATAAACTCATGTATTACGTGGCAATAATTCAACCAACCATATTTgactattaaagaaaaaaaatacaaaaaacgtTCATCAAAATAAGCCATGAAGTAGTAGTTTACACGTGTCTCGTTTAATCATTGTTCGCACGAGTcacttttatttacaaaagaaagaatgaatgAAGTTTTCAATTATGTATGTTCTACTGTAGAGTTATATGTACACGTGTCTAACAACGAGTGGATGCAGCTGGACATTTCTGTGACAGGTGTGGCCTTGAGGAGCAAGGTACCTGAGCTAGACGAAGAAACCAACGGACCTAACCTATGTTTTGTGACagttactacttactagtaAGCCTTGAGAAGCGCGACGAGCCTGACTTAACGAGGAAACCTATAAAACAGACCTGTGTTTTCCATGGCGGCACATACACTCCGGGACGGGATAAGCTATCACGTCACGATCTCTCCTTCCTCTCCGTGACTCAGGATGGCCTTGACTTTTACGGTGAAGCTTCCTCATTACAAGACTGAACTCAGATTCCGAAACCGAAGAATTTTCCATCAAAGGAAGCATCGCTCTCTTATTAGGCATTATAAACTTCCTGTGTCCTGCATAAGCTCTGTTTCCCTGTAAGAAAAGAACAGATATTAACAAAACTTTAGAAAATCAAATCCATCAACCATAATCTCCAaagatatatacttttttttctttcttgtgtgtgttaCCTGCATAGCTTTTGCCATGTTTCCTCCATGGGAAGGAAGAAAAACATCGCTGCTAAGTGATACAATGTAGTCAATAGCTGCTAATGCTGAGGATCTGTTGGTGTAAGGCAAGAGCTCGCCTTTATGAGCTAATGTTTCCTTTGTCACCAAATTAGAGAACTCTTTAGAGAGCGGCTCTAATGCTCTTGCGCCACCAAATGGCTCTCCTCCTGCAATATATATCGATGCGTTCCTAGGTGCTCCCAAGGCCTTCAATAAcctttcaaccaaaaaaaaagactcaagCTTATAAGTTCCCATCAAACCATATTATATACAATTTGTCAAAAGTCAGGGTTTTATGTCCGANCTTTAGCGAGTGGCTCTAATGCTCTTGAGCCACCAAATGGCTCTCCTCCTGCAATATATATCGATGCATTCCTAGGTGCTCCCAAGGCCTTCAATAACCTTTCATCCAAAAAAACAAGACTCAAGCTTTTAAGTTTCCATCAAACCATAATATATACAAGTAGTCAACAGTCAGAGTTTTATATGTCCGTTTCTTCCTTTCAAGTTACCTTGCAATCTCATATGCATTGAGAGGACAAAAACCAGCAAGTCTACGCTCTGTATAGGTCATGTTTAGTCTACCAGTGAGGTAT harbors:
- the LOC104762477 gene encoding 4-coumarate--CoA ligase-like 9, whose protein sequence is MQTGKNDGSRSIDRSSGYDKRTGIYHSLRPYLSLPPIDQPLSTTEFVLSLLLKSSPPATAGRNIESLSYLVNSSSGDNLTYGELLRGVRSLAVSLRERFPSLSSRDVAFILSPPSLHVPVLYLALMSIGVVMSPSNSIGSELEVSHQVQVSKPVIAFATSQTVDKLPSSSFPLGIVLMDSPEFLSWLNRSDSSSVNPIQVRVNQSDPAAILFSSGTTGRVKGVMLTHRNLIASTAVSHQRALQDPVDYDRVGLFSLPLFHVFGFMMMVRAISLGETLVLLGRFKLEAMLKAVEKYKVTGIPVSPPLIVTLVKSDLTNKYDLRSLRSLGCGGAPLGKDVAERFNKKFPDVEIVQGYGLTESTGPVASTFGPEETVKYGSVGRISENLEAKIVDPSTGEALPPGKNGELWIRGPIIMKGYVGNEKASAETVDEEGWLKTGDLCYFDSEGFLYIVDRLKELIKYKAYQVPPVELEQILHSNPDVVDAAVVPFPDEDAGEIPMAFIVRKPGSSLNEAQVIDFVAKQVAPYKKVRRVAFINAIPKNPAGKILRRELTKIAVEGNASKL